Proteins co-encoded in one Kineosporia corallincola genomic window:
- a CDS encoding response regulator, with protein sequence MISVLLVDDQQLLRMGFRMILDAEDDMTVVGEAGDGRTGVTMAARLHPDIVLMDVRMPGMDGISATEAIIAADPRARVLILTTFDVDEYVYAGLRAGASGFLLKDAPTDELIAAIRTVAGGESVLAPSTTTRLISRLVTLLPHGDPAAERPRPADTVLAGLTEREREVFLLVAAARSNREIAGELHLSEGTVKIHVGRILSKLNLRDRVQAVVLAYESGLVVPDRP encoded by the coding sequence GTGATCAGCGTGCTCCTCGTCGACGATCAGCAGCTGCTGCGCATGGGGTTCCGGATGATCCTCGACGCCGAGGACGACATGACCGTGGTCGGTGAGGCCGGCGACGGCCGCACCGGCGTCACCATGGCCGCCCGCCTGCATCCCGACATCGTTCTGATGGACGTGAGAATGCCCGGCATGGACGGCATCTCGGCGACCGAGGCGATCATCGCGGCCGACCCCCGGGCCCGGGTGCTGATCCTCACCACCTTCGACGTGGACGAGTACGTGTACGCCGGGCTGCGCGCCGGGGCGAGCGGCTTCCTGCTGAAGGACGCGCCGACCGACGAGCTGATCGCGGCCATCCGCACGGTGGCGGGCGGTGAGTCGGTACTGGCGCCCAGCACCACCACCCGGCTGATCAGCCGCCTGGTCACCCTGCTCCCGCACGGCGACCCGGCGGCCGAGCGCCCCCGGCCGGCCGACACCGTGTTGGCCGGGCTGACCGAGCGCGAGCGGGAGGTGTTCCTGCTGGTGGCCGCGGCCCGCTCGAACCGGGAGATCGCCGGGGAGCTCCACCTGAGCGAGGGCACGGTGAAGATCCACGTGGGGCGCATCCTGTCCAAGCTGAACCTGCGCGACCGGGTGCAGGCGGTCGTGCTGGCCTACGAGTCCGGCCTGGTCGTTCCCGACCGGCCCTGA
- a CDS encoding sensor histidine kinase, with translation MTRPAEHPRSLTRRQWAFDALITVFSMSTVVLRADAPPISGRAAAVEMLVCLPLVLRRRYPGPVFLVLVLLFGSLPVWSEVNNPNIALLIALYTVAAQESRVRAAFAAVALDAVYILALTAGAAAPVAGSLVFSTAATAGALGLGLWTGTRRSYLAELRDRAARAERERDQQHELAVATERARMTRELHDIVAHHLTVVVTLSDAAARTAVRSPEQAAEVMRQVSATGRQALAETRRVLNGTAPTGEPAGGSGGGGGVGAGRPDDADREPMPDLHGLDTLVERVRAAGLPVTFQVTGSSAGPGQDVDEYGALGPGLQLTVYRLVQEALTNTMKHAGPGATASVRMALAPEGITVTIEDDGGGRRATPAPERGGGRGLTGMRERVLSYHGEVESGPRSPAGWRVSAFIGLGTARGEP, from the coding sequence ATGACCCGGCCCGCCGAACACCCACGGTCGCTCACCCGGCGGCAGTGGGCGTTCGACGCGCTCATCACCGTGTTCTCGATGTCGACGGTGGTGCTGCGCGCCGACGCGCCACCGATCAGCGGCCGGGCCGCGGCGGTGGAGATGCTGGTCTGCCTGCCGCTGGTCCTGCGCCGGCGCTACCCGGGACCGGTCTTCCTGGTGCTGGTGCTGCTTTTCGGCTCGCTGCCGGTGTGGAGCGAGGTGAACAACCCGAACATCGCCCTGCTGATCGCGCTGTACACGGTGGCGGCCCAGGAGTCCCGGGTGCGGGCCGCGTTCGCGGCGGTGGCCCTGGACGCGGTGTACATCCTCGCGCTGACGGCCGGCGCCGCCGCCCCGGTGGCCGGATCGCTGGTGTTCAGCACCGCGGCCACGGCCGGCGCCCTCGGGCTGGGGCTGTGGACCGGCACCCGGCGCAGCTACCTGGCCGAGCTGCGCGACCGGGCCGCCCGCGCCGAGCGCGAGCGCGACCAGCAACACGAACTGGCGGTGGCCACCGAGCGGGCCCGGATGACCCGCGAGCTGCACGACATCGTCGCCCACCACCTGACCGTGGTGGTGACGCTGTCGGACGCGGCGGCACGGACCGCGGTACGCTCCCCCGAGCAGGCCGCCGAGGTGATGCGCCAGGTGTCGGCGACCGGACGACAGGCACTGGCCGAGACCCGGCGGGTGCTGAACGGCACCGCCCCCACGGGTGAGCCGGCCGGGGGCAGCGGCGGGGGCGGCGGGGTGGGCGCCGGCCGGCCCGACGACGCCGACCGGGAACCGATGCCTGACCTGCACGGTCTCGACACCCTGGTGGAACGGGTGCGGGCGGCCGGGCTGCCGGTGACGTTCCAGGTCACCGGTTCGTCGGCCGGCCCGGGCCAGGACGTGGACGAGTACGGGGCTCTCGGGCCCGGGTTGCAGCTGACCGTGTACCGACTGGTGCAGGAGGCCCTCACCAACACGATGAAGCACGCCGGGCCGGGCGCGACCGCGAGCGTGCGGATGGCCCTGGCACCGGAGGGGATCACGGTCACGATCGAGGACGACGGTGGCGGGCGGCGCGCGACGCCGGCTCCCGAGCGCGGCGGTGGGCGGGGCCTGACCGGCATGCGCGAACGGGTGCTGTCATATCACGGTGAGGTAGAGTCGGGGCCGAGAAGCCCGGCCGGATGGCGGGTTTCGGCATTCATCGGGCTCGGCACGGCCCGGGGCGAGCCGTGA
- a CDS encoding ABC transporter permease subunit, with amino-acid sequence MTATPLVRTAPTGTTGIRVTQARVIHSEWIKFRSVRSSLWTLAAGVVLLVGLSALIGSVTMSQWDSLDEATRASLDPVALATSGSTFAQLATGVLAVLMITGEYTTGMIRASLTVVPRRLPVLWAKLAVFSAVTFVVTLISSFAAFFVSQAVVSGHGLSVPITDGDALRAVFGLAFYLTVAGIVAMALGALLRTTAAGISTLVAVFLVIPPLVSLLPASVSGDLVKYLPSSAGQAMFGTGGGDGSLSPGTGALVFCAYAVVLVAVAAWRLRRTDV; translated from the coding sequence ATGACCGCCACGCCCCTCGTCCGCACCGCCCCCACCGGTACCACCGGGATCCGGGTCACCCAGGCCCGGGTGATCCACTCGGAGTGGATCAAGTTCCGCTCGGTCCGCTCCAGCCTGTGGACGCTGGCCGCCGGCGTCGTGCTGCTGGTCGGGCTCAGCGCGCTGATCGGCTCGGTCACGATGAGCCAGTGGGACAGCCTCGACGAGGCCACCCGGGCGAGCCTCGACCCGGTCGCGCTGGCCACCTCCGGCAGCACCTTCGCCCAGCTCGCCACGGGCGTCCTGGCGGTGCTGATGATCACCGGCGAGTACACCACCGGGATGATCCGGGCCAGCCTGACCGTCGTCCCCCGGCGGCTGCCGGTGCTCTGGGCGAAGCTGGCGGTGTTCTCGGCGGTGACGTTCGTGGTCACCCTGATCTCCTCGTTCGCCGCCTTCTTCGTCTCCCAGGCCGTCGTCTCCGGCCACGGGCTCAGCGTGCCGATCACCGACGGCGACGCCCTGCGGGCGGTGTTCGGCCTGGCCTTCTACCTCACCGTGGCCGGCATCGTGGCCATGGCCCTGGGCGCCCTGCTGCGCACCACCGCGGCCGGCATCTCCACCCTGGTCGCGGTGTTCCTGGTGATCCCGCCGCTGGTCTCGCTGCTGCCGGCGTCGGTCTCCGGCGACCTGGTGAAGTACCTGCCGAGCTCGGCCGGGCAGGCGATGTTCGGCACCGGCGGCGGGGACGGCTCCCTCTCGCCGGGCACCGGCGCGCTGGTGTTCTGCGCCTACGCCGTGGTGCTGGTCGCGGTGGCGGCCTGGCGGCTGCGGCGCACGGACGTCTGA
- a CDS encoding ABC transporter ATP-binding protein, which produces MIEVENLRKEYGDKVAVADLTFTVEPGTVTGFLGPNGAGKSTTMRMIAGLDEPTSGRVRVNGADYRRAAAPMSELGILLEAKAVHTGRSARHHLLALAATNGIPARRVDQVIEMVGLGQVASRRVGGFSLGMGQRLGVASALLGDPRVVILDEPVNGLDPEGVLWIRNLLKALAAQGRTVFVSSHLMSEMAQTASRLVVVGRGQLIADTTVDEFVSRAAGNGVLVRSPEAARLRDVLLRPGVTVTSDAEGVLEVSGLTAEEIGLAAWRAGLPLSELTRRAASLEEAFMQLTHDAVEYRDTGVTGLDQQDAQKQEIPA; this is translated from the coding sequence ATGATCGAAGTCGAGAACCTGCGCAAGGAGTACGGCGACAAGGTCGCCGTGGCCGATCTGACCTTCACCGTCGAACCGGGCACCGTGACCGGGTTCCTCGGCCCGAACGGCGCCGGCAAGTCCACCACGATGCGGATGATCGCCGGCCTCGACGAGCCCACCTCCGGCCGGGTGCGGGTCAACGGCGCCGACTACCGCCGGGCCGCCGCGCCGATGTCCGAGCTCGGCATCCTGCTGGAGGCCAAGGCCGTGCACACCGGTCGCTCGGCCCGTCACCACCTGCTGGCGCTGGCCGCCACCAACGGCATCCCGGCCCGCCGCGTCGACCAGGTGATCGAGATGGTCGGCCTGGGCCAGGTCGCGTCCAGGCGGGTGGGCGGGTTCTCGCTCGGCATGGGCCAGCGCCTCGGCGTGGCCTCCGCCCTACTCGGCGACCCGCGCGTCGTCATCCTGGACGAGCCGGTGAACGGCCTCGACCCGGAGGGCGTGCTGTGGATCCGGAACCTGCTCAAGGCGCTGGCCGCGCAGGGCCGCACGGTGTTCGTGTCCTCGCACCTGATGAGCGAGATGGCGCAGACCGCGTCCCGTCTGGTGGTGGTCGGGCGCGGGCAGCTGATCGCCGACACCACCGTGGACGAGTTCGTGTCCCGGGCCGCCGGCAACGGCGTGCTGGTGCGCTCGCCGGAGGCCGCCCGGCTGCGTGACGTGCTGCTGCGTCCTGGCGTCACCGTGACCAGCGACGCCGAGGGTGTGCTGGAGGTGAGCGGGCTGACCGCCGAGGAGATCGGCCTGGCGGCCTGGCGGGCCGGCCTGCCGCTGTCCGAGCTGACCCGCCGCGCCGCCTCGCTGGAGGAGGCGTTCATGCAGCTCACCCACGACGCGGTGGAGTACCGCGACACCGGCGTCACCGGTCTGGACCAGCAGGACGCGCAGAAGCAGGAGATCCCGGCATGA
- a CDS encoding M56 family metallopeptidase: MTTAAWLWLLAITLIWPVPAALARARRLATVPRAAVVLWQAVAVAALLAVFGASLATVQALAFGLFVPGAGQGVRRLDLLGLVHLGLAGVLLVLTVVALVKLNYVGIQVARRLRRHRSRHRDLVDLLAKSGLTDDAGPASADAGHDVRVLSHGEAAYAYCLPGRHARVVISDAALRDLTPEQVAAVIEHERAHLRARHDLLLEFFTVLYEAAGRRAGTQAALEQTAVLVELLADDAARRLHGPAPLIAALATMGSTTALSSPASPIAPPASASPPSRSPRSPAPGTSDTTVDDENLSEVTALGVLPRLRRLADAPVSIAPPGLAAAVYTGALALIAVPTVAIALPWLTSTWAAVR, translated from the coding sequence GTGACCACCGCGGCCTGGCTCTGGCTGCTCGCGATCACGCTGATCTGGCCGGTTCCGGCCGCACTGGCGCGGGCCCGCCGGCTCGCGACCGTGCCCCGCGCCGCCGTGGTGCTGTGGCAGGCCGTGGCCGTCGCCGCGCTGCTCGCGGTGTTCGGCGCGTCGCTCGCCACCGTCCAGGCCCTGGCCTTCGGGCTGTTCGTGCCCGGCGCCGGGCAGGGCGTGCGGCGCCTCGACCTGCTCGGCCTGGTGCACCTCGGCCTGGCCGGTGTGCTGCTGGTGCTCACCGTGGTCGCCCTGGTCAAGCTGAACTACGTGGGCATCCAGGTGGCCCGGCGGCTGCGCCGTCACCGCAGCCGGCACCGCGACCTGGTCGACCTGCTGGCGAAGTCGGGTCTCACGGACGACGCGGGCCCGGCCTCCGCCGACGCCGGCCACGACGTGCGCGTGCTCTCCCACGGTGAGGCCGCCTACGCCTACTGCCTTCCGGGCCGCCACGCCCGCGTGGTGATCAGCGACGCGGCCCTGCGCGACCTCACCCCGGAGCAGGTCGCGGCCGTGATCGAGCACGAGCGCGCGCACCTGCGGGCCCGGCACGACCTGCTGCTGGAGTTCTTCACCGTGCTCTACGAGGCGGCCGGGCGCCGGGCCGGCACCCAGGCCGCGCTGGAGCAGACCGCCGTGCTGGTCGAGCTGCTCGCCGACGACGCCGCCCGCCGCCTGCACGGCCCCGCCCCGCTGATCGCCGCCCTGGCCACGATGGGCAGCACCACCGCCCTGAGCAGTCCGGCCAGCCCCATCGCCCCACCGGCCTCCGCGTCGCCCCCGTCCCGTTCGCCACGTTCACCAGCGCCCGGCACCAGTGACACAACAGTGGACGACGAAAACCTTTCCGAGGTCACCGCACTCGGGGTACTCCCCCGGCTGCGCCGCCTGGCCGACGCCCCGGTCTCGATCGCCCCACCCGGCCTGGCCGCCGCGGTCTACACGGGGGCACTCGCCCTCATCGCCGTGCCCACCGTCGCCATCGCCCTGCCCTGGCTCACCAGCACCTGGGCCGCCGTCCGCTGA
- a CDS encoding BlaI/MecI/CopY family transcriptional regulator, protein MSLGHLERDVMDCLWAAPAPMTVRDVHAALGEQREVAYTTVMTVLQRLAKKGLAQQTKLGKAHLYSASESREQMAAELMMDALGDVGGAQARQAALLHFVGRMTANETELLKAALSASTTPERAP, encoded by the coding sequence GTGAGTCTGGGTCATCTCGAACGCGACGTCATGGACTGCCTGTGGGCCGCACCTGCACCGATGACGGTGCGGGACGTGCACGCGGCCCTGGGTGAACAGCGCGAGGTGGCCTACACCACCGTGATGACGGTGCTCCAGCGGCTGGCGAAAAAGGGCCTGGCGCAGCAGACGAAACTCGGCAAGGCGCACCTGTACTCGGCCTCGGAGTCGCGGGAGCAGATGGCCGCGGAACTGATGATGGACGCCCTGGGCGACGTCGGTGGGGCCCAGGCCCGGCAGGCCGCGCTGCTGCACTTCGTCGGCCGGATGACCGCCAACGAGACCGAGCTGCTCAAGGCCGCGCTGAGTGCGAGCACCACCCCGGAACGCGCTCCGTGA
- a CDS encoding cytochrome ubiquinol oxidase subunit I: MDVTDLARLQFAVTTVYHYLFVPLSMSLSLLTAGFHTAWLRTRHEHLKQVTVLCGQLLLITFAVGVVTGLVQEFQFGLSWSSFARFYGDVFGPTLAIEGMLAFFLEATFLGLWFFGWDRLPRGVHLATIWIVAIGTQLSAFIILSANSFMQNPIGYSIDAETGRAELNDFSTLLFNKLNLAAYPHAATGALMTGGALLLAVSVWNQLRRPSSIGSDRAAVRVMGRVGAWVMVVAGAGTAITGDRLGVVITEVQPMKMAAAEALYSTTTGAPFSLFSYAGPGEAEPSIKIDIPGLLSFLATHNFHGTVQGINDLQAQYVQQYGDGNYVPWVPVAFWSFRLMIGVGMTAAALAALYLLVTRKDRDLPAFLHTPRLRPVAVLVPVVIGLMPLAANAIGWIFTETARQPWLAFGLFKTGDGVSSGLTAAEVVISLVGFTLVYGVLAVVWVRLLCRLVRSGPGAEHAGHGGDHGDDHADGHGDPHASSPDPGAADRLALTY, from the coding sequence ATGGACGTCACGGATCTCGCGAGACTCCAGTTCGCGGTGACGACCGTCTACCACTACCTGTTCGTGCCCCTGTCGATGAGCCTGTCGCTGCTCACCGCCGGGTTCCACACCGCCTGGCTACGCACCCGGCACGAGCATCTCAAGCAGGTCACCGTGCTGTGCGGGCAGCTGCTGCTGATCACCTTCGCCGTCGGCGTGGTCACCGGGCTCGTGCAGGAGTTCCAGTTCGGCCTGTCGTGGAGCAGTTTCGCGCGCTTCTACGGCGACGTGTTCGGCCCCACCCTGGCGATCGAGGGCATGCTCGCCTTCTTCCTCGAGGCCACCTTCCTCGGCCTGTGGTTCTTCGGCTGGGACCGGCTGCCGCGTGGCGTCCACCTGGCCACCATCTGGATCGTGGCGATCGGCACCCAGCTGTCGGCGTTCATCATCCTGTCGGCCAACTCGTTCATGCAGAACCCGATCGGCTACTCGATCGACGCCGAGACCGGCCGGGCCGAGCTGAACGACTTCTCCACCCTGCTGTTCAACAAGCTCAACCTGGCCGCCTACCCGCACGCCGCCACCGGCGCCCTGATGACCGGCGGCGCGCTGCTGCTGGCCGTCTCGGTCTGGAACCAGCTGCGGCGTCCCTCGTCGATCGGCTCCGACCGGGCCGCCGTCCGGGTGATGGGCCGGGTCGGGGCCTGGGTGATGGTGGTCGCCGGGGCCGGCACCGCGATCACCGGCGACCGCCTCGGCGTCGTCATCACCGAGGTGCAGCCGATGAAGATGGCCGCCGCGGAAGCGCTCTACAGCACCACCACCGGCGCGCCCTTCTCGCTGTTCTCCTACGCCGGGCCGGGCGAGGCCGAGCCGTCGATCAAGATCGACATCCCCGGCCTGCTGTCGTTCCTGGCCACCCACAACTTCCACGGCACCGTGCAGGGCATCAACGACCTCCAGGCGCAGTACGTGCAGCAGTACGGCGACGGCAACTACGTGCCCTGGGTGCCGGTCGCGTTCTGGTCGTTCCGGCTGATGATCGGCGTCGGCATGACCGCCGCCGCGCTCGCCGCCCTGTATCTGCTCGTCACCCGCAAGGACCGTGACCTGCCCGCCTTCCTGCACACGCCGCGGCTGCGCCCGGTGGCGGTGCTCGTGCCCGTCGTCATCGGCCTGATGCCGCTCGCCGCCAACGCGATCGGCTGGATCTTCACCGAGACCGCCCGTCAGCCGTGGCTCGCGTTCGGCCTCTTCAAGACCGGGGACGGCGTGAGCTCCGGACTGACCGCGGCCGAGGTCGTCATCTCGCTGGTCGGGTTCACGCTGGTCTACGGCGTGCTCGCCGTGGTCTGGGTGCGGTTGCTGTGCCGTCTCGTGCGCTCGGGCCCCGGCGCGGAGCATGCCGGCCACGGTGGCGACCACGGTGACGATCACGCTGACGGCCACGGTGACCCGCACGCGTCCTCCCCCGACCCCGGGGCGGCCGACCGGCTCGCCCTCACGTACTGA
- the cydB gene encoding cytochrome d ubiquinol oxidase subunit II encodes MGLPEIWFGVIVAAWVLFFVLEGFDFGVGMIAGLARRPLHERDAAVRTIAPTWDGNEVWLVGAIGLMFAIFPEWYASVLSSLYLPMVLILLALAARGVALEFRGKYHGEGEERWKSRCDTVMALASLLVVALWGAVVAVLARGLAINQEGEVVGSSWTRSIDPLLTWQAAAGAAGGVLTALLVGALFLSLRTTGPLRNWARGLAFRVGGVVTAGALVAAALTTEPVVALIAVPALLATVAAHLGREGLAFTGGALTIALATVLGLAWHAPTLLPSTLDPAWSVTMDGAITSDFSLGVISWAALFIMPAVLIYQAFSYWVFRRRITSERVVTA; translated from the coding sequence ATGGGTCTGCCCGAGATCTGGTTCGGCGTGATCGTCGCCGCCTGGGTGCTGTTCTTCGTGCTGGAGGGTTTCGACTTCGGGGTCGGCATGATCGCCGGCCTGGCCCGGCGCCCCCTGCACGAGCGGGACGCCGCGGTGCGCACCATCGCCCCCACCTGGGACGGCAACGAGGTGTGGCTGGTCGGTGCGATCGGCCTGATGTTCGCGATCTTCCCGGAGTGGTACGCGTCCGTGCTCTCCTCGCTGTACCTGCCGATGGTGCTGATCCTGCTCGCCCTGGCCGCGCGCGGCGTGGCCCTGGAGTTCCGCGGCAAGTACCACGGCGAGGGCGAGGAACGCTGGAAGTCGCGCTGTGACACGGTGATGGCCCTGGCGTCGCTGCTCGTCGTCGCGCTCTGGGGCGCCGTGGTGGCGGTGCTCGCCCGGGGCCTGGCGATCAACCAGGAGGGCGAGGTCGTCGGTTCGTCCTGGACCCGCAGCATCGACCCGCTGCTGACCTGGCAGGCCGCGGCCGGGGCGGCCGGGGGCGTGCTGACCGCCCTGCTGGTGGGCGCGCTGTTCCTGTCGCTGCGCACCACCGGCCCGCTGCGGAACTGGGCCCGGGGCCTGGCCTTCCGGGTCGGCGGCGTGGTGACGGCCGGGGCCCTGGTGGCCGCCGCGCTGACCACCGAGCCGGTGGTCGCGCTGATCGCGGTGCCGGCCCTGCTGGCCACGGTCGCGGCCCACCTCGGCCGGGAGGGCCTGGCCTTCACCGGCGGCGCCCTGACCATCGCCCTGGCCACCGTGCTCGGCCTGGCCTGGCACGCGCCGACGCTGCTGCCGAGCACGCTGGACCCGGCCTGGTCGGTGACCATGGACGGCGCCATCACCTCGGACTTCTCCCTCGGGGTGATCAGCTGGGCGGCCCTGTTCATCATGCCCGCCGTGCTGATCTACCAGGCGTTCTCGTACTGGGTCTTCCGCCGCCGCATCACCAGCGAGCGCGTGGTCACGGCCTGA